The DNA segment ATCGAGCCCATCGCACTCAAGGTGCTCAAGGAAGGGTTATTGGCAATTCGAATTCCCTTACCAACTTCTCGTAGATTTCTTAGCCCCTCCAGGTTTGGTAAACTTTTATTTCCCTCAAACCGTATTTCGCCGCCCACCGAGTGTAACCCTCGAAGACCGTGAACCGACACCAATGCGCGATTGTTCTCAATAATAAGTGAGCCCTTAATAGACTCTAATGTTGTGAGTTCATCAAGGTGACTAAGCGCCGTGCCCACTATTCGGACATCCCCTTCAACCGATCGATAGCCAAAAACCGATAACAAATCCTCGCGGGTACGTATGACCAAATCATCTTTAAACGCACCCAGATCTGGCGGCTCGCCTGTGCTCATTCCAGGACTGGTTTGCGGCTCAAACTTCTCAGCCGGAGTTGCTTTGGCCTCATCAGAGCGAGCAGGTTTAGAGTCTTTAAGAGGATGGGTAATTCGGCCGGAGCGCCATTCTAAAAAGAGCAGCTCGGGGTCGAGCTCAAGGTTGCCAAAGAAATCGGGATTGCCCGATGCATCAATCTTACCCGTTTTAGGATTGTATCGAAGAAACGACCCATAATGAGTTTCCAAATAGATATAAGTTCGCCAACCACTCTTTTTCACAATTCTTGAAAATAGATGCGGCGGCCGGGGCGGCCCATTTGTATAGATAATTTGTCCGTCAGCGGTGGCTTCGAAATAAAGCCGGTGCCCCGCCTGGAGTGTCACACTGCGAGCCGCTTCCAAACCAACATCTGGTTGGCTTATCCAAACCACTCCGAAAATCAGCGCGGCTAAAACCGCAAGCGCCAGTGTTCTCCAGGTAAAATAGGACGGCTCTGAATGGGTCGCCACAATTGCCCCCAAAGTAATGATACATCCGAGTTCTCTTGATATTCTATCTTAGAATAAAGCAGGGCTCAAAGCGCCACAGCGCTGTCTCAGCTAGATTCCTCAACAACGCGGTAAAGAGTCTGCTTTTCCTTAAATCCCTTGAGTTCAAACTCACCCGCAGGCCTGGCCTCACCCTCTCCCAAATGAGAACGGATTGCACCAGAAACAAAGGTCGATCCATCCAAAGCCGCCGACTCAATCCTGGCAGCCAAGTTTACCGTAGGTCCAATACAGGTGTAATCAGAACGCTGGTCAGAGCCAAAATTACCCACCACGGCCGGGCCCTGATGTATTCCGATTCTCATTTTAAGACCACCGGCTCCGTTATCATTCCACTGCTTGCACAAGGCCGTCATCTCTCGCTGCATCGCACGGGCACAAGCAACTGCCAAGCGGGCCTGTTTTTCACTGCCCACATCATTCGGAGCACCAAACATCACCATGATGGCGTCACCAATAAACTTATCGATGGTCCCCTCGTGCTCAAAAATAACTTCATTCATTTTAGTGAAATATGCATTGAGGAAGGATGCAATCAGTTCGGGACCTAAAATCTCCGAGATTCTTGTGAATCCCGCAAGGTCGCTGAACAAGACCGTAATGGGCCGAAGCTCCGCAGGCTTATCCATGCTCAATCTGCCAGCCACTATCTCTGTTATGAGCGAGGGCGGCAGGTATCGCTTGAGCACGCTCTCAGTAATATAATGATTGAGATCGACAACTTCTTTTTCTTTAGCCTTCAGAGCAACTAAGTTCCGAACCGCCGAGACTAATTCCTGCGAGTTAAATGGTTTTCCCAGAAAAACATCAGCACCTATTTGCGTCCCAATGACCTTACTTTCGACGTCACTTTTAGCCGTTAATAGAATACAAGGTGTTCCGGAAACCTCATCATGATCCCGAATCTTAGCTACTAAATCTGGCCCAGAAAGTTTAGGCATCATCCAATCAGTTATGACCAAGTCTGGGCGATGCTCTATGAGAACCTCGAAAGCCTGCTCACCATTCGCCGCCTTAAGAACAGTATAGCCCTCCGCCTTCAGTGTCTTGGCGATAAGCTCTCTCATCTCCATTAAGTCATCGACGACCAGAACCTTTACA comes from the Deltaproteobacteria bacterium genome and includes:
- a CDS encoding response regulator — protein: LAEEMGASVGVKSTWGEGATFFANFALAEQPASEVDDIEFSEKAWLLADKGATGIACEVEDIAEDSADEPIKGDVKVLVVDDLMEMRELIAKTLKAEGYTVLKAANGEQAFEVLIEHRPDLVITDWMMPKLSGPDLVAKIRDHDEVSGTPCILLTAKSDVESKVIGTQIGADVFLGKPFNSQELVSAVRNLVALKAKEKEVVDLNHYITESVLKRYLPPSLITEIVAGRLSMDKPAELRPITVLFSDLAGFTRISEILGPELIASFLNAYFTKMNEVIFEHEGTIDKFIGDAIMVMFGAPNDVGSEKQARLAVACARAMQREMTALCKQWNDNGAGGLKMRIGIHQGPAVVGNFGSDQRSDYTCIGPTVNLAARIESAALDGSTFVSGAIRSHLGEGEARPAGEFELKGFKEKQTLYRVVEESS